The Lactobacillus acidophilus DNA segment GTTAACGCCAACTGATGAACCTTGGTTAGATGGTTTTACAAACATATCATGACCAAGCTTTTCAGCTACTTTTTCATAATTAAGTTTATCATTATTCTTATCATCGTATTCAAAACGCTTGATTGAAATCCAATCAGCTACTGGAACACCAACTCTTTGAGCTAAAATCTTGGTAAATTCCTTATCCATAGTTGCAGCTGCAGCTAAGACATCGTCACCTACAAATGGCTTGTTCATCAAGCGAAACAATCCCTGTAAGACCCCATCTTCACCTAAATTACCGTGAACAATTGGGAAGAATACATCAATCTCTGGTAAATTCTTCAATTCAATAATATTTGAAATATTATTTACCTTATGTGGATTTTCCACTTGATACGAAGGATCTTCTAAGACTTTGAAGCTTTCTTCTTCACTTGCAAAGTATCCTTCATTAGTAATCCAAATTGGATGTACATCAAATTTATCTTTATCAATTGCCTTATAAATATTATGACCTGAAACGATTGATACTTCATATTCTGATGAGTTACCACCAAAAATTAATCCGACTTGTATTTTTTTAGTCATTGTTTTATACCTCTTTTAAATGTTCCAATCCTTAATTATACGCAAAGAATACCAGAAAAACTCAAAATAGTAGAATATTTTTAACTAAAGCCTTTTCATTATGTTTTATAATTAATTAAATGGATTAATGTAGCACTAGAAGGGAGTTAAATATGTTTACCAAAAAATTCTCCATTGCGACTGCCATTGCAATATTTCTTACATCTTTTGCCAGTCAAACTACTTCTGCAGCAACTTTTACTACACAAGAAATTAACGAAATACACAATTTTCAAAAAGAATATGCAGCTCTAGACAAAACTAATTATGACAATTCAAATATTTACGCTAAAAAACCACATTTAAGTAAAAAATTTAATGCTGGTAGTTTGAATTCTAAATACATTCAAACGCAGATTGATTATATCAATTATTACCGCTCTATTTTTAACTTGCCCGCAGTTGCCACTACTAAAGTTTTAAATAGTAATGCACAAAAAACTGCAGCGGTCATGGCAGCTGTTAATGCAAATCCTTTTATAAATCAACATGGTCTGCCTAGCGAAAAAAAACCAAATTATATTTCAAAATCTATCTGGAAATTGGCTAAAGATACTTCTGAAACTTCCAATTTAAATTTTAACGTATCTCCGCAATCTGCAGGTGATGTAATTACTGATTTAATCACAGATCATTATAATTTAACTGGCTCAGATACTGGACACCGCGCATGGATTCTTTCAACTAGATTAACTAACACTGGAATTGGCGCTGCTTATGGTAATAATGGATATCGATATTCTGTTCAAAAAGTTTTAAACGCTAATGACATGTTTCATGTAGCCAGTCAACCAATCGTAACTTACCCAAGTATCCGTCTTTTTCCTTTTGAGCTTGCTAAAGGAAAAAACATTGTCTGGTCAATTTACTTATCAGATAAAACCATTAAGTCTATTCCTTCAATTACAATTACTGATTTAGATACTAATACAGTTACTTCTGGTGTAAACGTAAAAAATTATAGTTCAAGTGGTTATGGTAATTTTAAGACACTCCTTACTTACTCACCCGGTAAAACTCAAATTATTCCAGGTCATGAATATGAAATAAATATTCAAGGAGTGTATAAATATACATTTAAATTATTCAAACAAGATGCCACCAATGATACAACTAATTATGCAACTGCTACTAAAAATATTGCCAATAAACCAACTGCATCTTTGAGTAATATGACGAATGTCCAATCACCGCTCTTACTACAAAATAAAATTTTGCGTGCTGTAATTATTCCAAAATCCACTACTGCTTCTAACACTAACATCATAATTAATACCCTCACTAAAAAGGGATGGAATCAAAATTTTTTTATAAAACAGTACGCATTGCAAAACATCGCCACAATAAATTGAAATAAAAAGCAACTATTGTCAAATTCACAATAGTTGCTTTTACTTTTATAAAACTTTGGATAAAAAGTCTTTTGCTCTATCACTTTTTGGATGTTCAAAAATTTGTTCAGGTGTGCCTTTTTCTTGTAAATAGCCATCTGCCATAAACCAAACTTCATCGGCTACTTCTCTAGCAAACCCCATTTCATGGGTCACAATAACCATTGTCATTCCAGAATTAGCCAAATCTTGCATAGTTTTCAAAACTTCGCCTACCATTTCAGGATCAAGAGCACTCGTTGGTTCATCAAAAAGCATTACTTCTGGATCCATTGCTAAAGCTCTAGCAATAGCTACACGTTGTTGTTGCCCCCCTGACAAACTACTTGGAAATTGTTTAGCTCGATCAACTAATCCTACCTTTTCAAGTAATGCCATTCCTTTTTCTTCAGCAGACGCTTCATCTACACCCTTTACTTTCATAGGTGCAAGTTTAATGTTCTCGATCACATTCATATTAGGGAAAAGATTAAAGTTTTGGAAAACCATTCCCATCTTTTCTCGTAATTGATCAAGCTCCTTACCATCCTTTAAACTAGCTAAATCAGTGCCATCAAAAACAATTTTTCCAGCCTTTGGATGTTCAAGCACGTTAAGACAACGCAACAATGTACTCTTCCCTGATCCTGATGGACCAATAATACAAATTACCTGTCCTTTGTCTACTGAAGCTGAAATATCCTTTAAAACTTCGTTTTTTCCAAAATTCTTCTTCAGATGTTGAATATCTAGCATTTTAGTCATTATGTTTCATCCGTCTTTCGAAATAATTAAGTAATCTAGTTAAAGTAAACGTCATGATGAAGTAAATAATCATCGCAATGAATAATGGTAAAACACCACGGTAAGTTGAAGTTTGGATCAATTCAGTTTGGTACATTAACTCCGTTACTCCGATTACTGAAACCAAGGAACTGTCCTTTAATAAAGTAATAAACTCGTTACCAAGGGCCGGCCAAATATTCTTCAATGCTTGGGGAATAACAACATAGCGATATGCCTTAGCTTGACTCAAACCTAATGATCTAGCAGCTTCTGTTTGACCTTTAGCAACAGATGCAATACCTGATCTAATATCTTCAGCAACATACGCACCTGAATTAAGTCCAATAGCAATAATACCAGCAACAAGTGCGGATAAATTAGAAATAAGAGTCCCAACACCGAAGTAAACGAATAAAATTTGAACCATTTGCGGAGTACCACGAATAAATTCAATGTAGCAAACTGCTATACCATGTAATAATTTATTCTTAGATAAACGCATAAGTGCAAGAAGCATCCCTAAGATAATACCGATTAAAACTGAAAAGATAGTAATTACAATTGTGTAGCCAATACCTTTAACAAAGTATG contains these protein-coding regions:
- a CDS encoding D-alanine--D-alanine ligase family protein, translating into MTKKIQVGLIFGGNSSEYEVSIVSGHNIYKAIDKDKFDVHPIWITNEGYFASEEESFKVLEDPSYQVENPHKVNNISNIIELKNLPEIDVFFPIVHGNLGEDGVLQGLFRLMNKPFVGDDVLAAAATMDKEFTKILAQRVGVPVADWISIKRFEYDDKNNDKLNYEKVAEKLGHDMFVKPSNQGSSVGVNHVTNAEEYAAALEEAFKYDDKVLVEETVPGTEVETAVLGNDKPIVAGVGQITNAKGSFYTYENKYDDNSTSKLQIPADLPQDIVDTVRENARKVYEITECSGMARIDSMLTPDGKVVLTEVNALPGFTNISMYPKLFEEAGIPYTELITRLIQAGMDRFDHKKTLLHKHD
- a CDS encoding amino acid ABC transporter ATP-binding protein, coding for MTKMLDIQHLKKNFGKNEVLKDISASVDKGQVICIIGPSGSGKSTLLRCLNVLEHPKAGKIVFDGTDLASLKDGKELDQLREKMGMVFQNFNLFPNMNVIENIKLAPMKVKGVDEASAEEKGMALLEKVGLVDRAKQFPSSLSGGQQQRVAIARALAMDPEVMLFDEPTSALDPEMVGEVLKTMQDLANSGMTMVIVTHEMGFAREVADEVWFMADGYLQEKGTPEQIFEHPKSDRAKDFLSKVL
- a CDS encoding CAP domain-containing protein; this translates as MFTKKFSIATAIAIFLTSFASQTTSAATFTTQEINEIHNFQKEYAALDKTNYDNSNIYAKKPHLSKKFNAGSLNSKYIQTQIDYINYYRSIFNLPAVATTKVLNSNAQKTAAVMAAVNANPFINQHGLPSEKKPNYISKSIWKLAKDTSETSNLNFNVSPQSAGDVITDLITDHYNLTGSDTGHRAWILSTRLTNTGIGAAYGNNGYRYSVQKVLNANDMFHVASQPIVTYPSIRLFPFELAKGKNIVWSIYLSDKTIKSIPSITITDLDTNTVTSGVNVKNYSSSGYGNFKTLLTYSPGKTQIIPGHEYEINIQGVYKYTFKLFKQDATNDTTNYATATKNIANKPTASLSNMTNVQSPLLLQNKILRAVIIPKSTTASNTNIIINTLTKKGWNQNFFIKQYALQNIATIN